TCAGTTCGAAAATGATCGTCCAGAAAAGATTTAATTGCAGAACGTGTAATATCGGTTAATGCCACTCCTGTATAAATAATGTGTTTTACTCCGTTTTCTTTGGCAAGATTTATCACATTTTTATGTTGTTCCAAACGGTTTTGGTCAAGACCTGAAATTAATAATAATTTATCAACTCCTTTTAATGCTTTGGAAAGAGAGTCAGTATCGTTATAATTTCCAATTTTGACATCAATACCTTTTTCTTTTAAGTTTTCCCCTTTTTCGACAGTTCGCACTAATGCTGAAATTTTGTTAGGTGGAAATCCTTTTTGAATTAAAAAATCTATAGTTGCACTTCCTAAGTGTCCTGATGCTCCAGTTATTAATATCATATTTTTTAAAATGTATTAGTTTATGAAGACAAAAATACTATCTTTGATATACAAAAAATAGTATGTTACTAAAAAGTATTACTATACTTTTGTATAGTTAACTAAATAAAAATAAGAGAATGAATGAGTTAATAAAAACAAAATCTGTGATGAATTGCCCTAAAAGCTTTGTGCTTGCTGTAAATGATACTTTAAATGTAATTGGCGGGAAATGGAAAATTAGTATTATTGCTTCACTACTTCAGAGTAAAATGAGATTCAAAGATTTACAGGAAGTCATAGTAAAAATAACACCTCGTATGTTATCTAAAGAATTGAAAGAATTAGAGTTGAATGGCGTAGTAAATAGGATTGTACAACCTAGCAAGCCTGTTTTGATTGAATATGAACTTACGGAATCGGGTAAACAATTGTCAGAAGTTATTGATTCAATTATAGATTGGGGTCTTAATCATAGAAGTGTTACTATTAATACTATTAAAAAAGATTAATTTTTTAGGTGTTAGATGCGTTAATAAATTATTTGATTCTTTTAGTCAACCTATTTCAGTACGACCACAGTTTTTTACATTACTGCCAACTAGTATATATCCACAAAAATACACCACTTTTTTAATTTTTAGGCTTGTTTTTATACTTTTTTGCCATTTTGTCTAATGGACTTTCTATCTTTTTAGTGCTTTTTTGACTAATATGAGTATAAACTGTAGTCGTTTTGATACTGCTATAGCCTAAAAACTTTTGTATATATCTTATGTCTGTCCCGCCTTATAACAAATTCTGACTAACGTAAAATTATATCACTGTAAATCAGTTGTTTATATTTTATTCAACATTTCAATTTTCAATCCAAATTTACTCATTTTACGTTAGCCGAGGGACTAAAGTTTCTATGAGTCTATGAGGGATTGCTATCAACGTTTTTCCCCTATGGACTTTAAGTAATTGGCTATATTGATTTTGTACTTTGCCTTAGCATCTATTAAGGCATCTTTTGCTTCTTGGGCTATAGCTCTGGCTTCTAATAAATCTGATAAACTGGTTAAGCCTGCATCATAATTGTTTTCCATTTCTTTTTGGTGTTCTACAGCTTGACTCACGGATGTTTGGGCAATATCAATTTGTTTATAGCTTTCTGTTAAATCTCTATAAGCTTTTGACATTTGCAGTTGCAATAGTTCAGAATTTTGCTTTAAGCTATTTTTTGCAATCTCCATCTTAATTTCATGCTCTTGCTTCTTGTAGGTTCCTCCCCACCAATCTGAAATGGGAATAGATAAGGTTGCAAATACTAATCCGTATGTATTATCCTGATCAATCATATCTAAATACATGCCTCCAACGCCAACAGCTAACTGGGGTAACAATTCCCCATTGGTCATTTTCTTTTGCAATTCTTCAGTTTCAACAGCTTTGTTAAGCATTTTATATTCTTCTCTGTTTTTTAATGCTAAATCTGTTTCTGTATAATAATTTTGAGGAGGTAATATAGTTGTTATAGAATCTATAACATTAAAATTTTCGGTGTATGGTATGCCAAGGTGTTGAGAAAATGTCATTTTTAAAATATCGATTCCATTGTTGAGTTTTAACTTATTTCCTTCAACTTTATTGAGCTCTAATTGTACTTTTAACAGGTCGCTTTTTTTGACCAAACCAGCATCATAAAAATCACCCACTTCTTTAAGCAGTTCTTTTAAGAGTTTTTCATAGTTCCTAAGCGTTATTGTTTTTTCATTTAAGGCTACCAAATTCCAATAATAGTCTTCAGTGGTCACTAGTATTTCAGATTTGGTTAAGTTATACTGGTATTGGGTAACATCTTCATTCACTTCTGCCAATTTATTTCCAGTTCTGATACGTCCACCTGCATATAATGGTTGTACAGCTGTTACCATAGCTGTATTTGCATAATCTAAGGTTTGTATGTTAATGGGTGGCACATACGCAAATTGTGTGGCTGTTTCTAAATGGGCGGGATTACCATCATAAACAGGTAGATCCATGGCATCGGTTTTTATGTCCAAAAAATTCTTGGACGATTTAAATGCAAAGGCAGAAGCACTTACCGTTGGGAAATATTTGGTAAAAGCATTTTTTCTAACCTTTCCAGAAGCTTCCAATTTTAATTGTGACTCTTTTAAACGCTTATTGTTTTCTAGAGCCAATTCTTTACAAGCATTTAATGTAAGTGTTTGAGCAATTGAAGTCGCACCAAAAAACAATAATATCGCTACAATACTTAATTTTTTCATTTTGTTCTTTTTTTTAAAATATTAATCATTTTTTAATGCTTTTGCTGATTTTCTTTCTTCTGAACGACCTATGGATTTCCAATACAGTACTGGTAAAACCAATAGGGTAAGTGCCATACCTGTAAGTAAGCCAAAACAAATGACAGTACCTACCATTCCCACAAGGACGAGCCGCTTTAGAATCATTGGTATTACACCAACTGCTGCTGCTGAAGAGGTTAGAAAAATAGGACGCATTCTACGCTTGCCTGTCGCCAGACCAGCTTCTTCGTAAGACATCCCATGCTTATGTACTAACTGACTTGCGTAGTCTATAAGTATAATGCCGTTTCTTACCACTATACCCACAAGTACCATTATACCTACAAAAGCAGTAAAGCTAAATGGATAGTTCATTACCAACAAGCCTAAG
This genomic window from Flavobacterium sp. CS20 contains:
- a CDS encoding TolC family protein, encoding MKKLSIVAILLFFGATSIAQTLTLNACKELALENNKRLKESQLKLEASGKVRKNAFTKYFPTVSASAFAFKSSKNFLDIKTDAMDLPVYDGNPAHLETATQFAYVPPINIQTLDYANTAMVTAVQPLYAGGRIRTGNKLAEVNEDVTQYQYNLTKSEILVTTEDYYWNLVALNEKTITLRNYEKLLKELLKEVGDFYDAGLVKKSDLLKVQLELNKVEGNKLKLNNGIDILKMTFSQHLGIPYTENFNVIDSITTILPPQNYYTETDLALKNREEYKMLNKAVETEELQKKMTNGELLPQLAVGVGGMYLDMIDQDNTYGLVFATLSIPISDWWGGTYKKQEHEIKMEIAKNSLKQNSELLQLQMSKAYRDLTESYKQIDIAQTSVSQAVEHQKEMENNYDAGLTSLSDLLEARAIAQEAKDALIDAKAKYKINIANYLKSIGEKR
- a CDS encoding efflux RND transporter permease subunit: MNYPFSFTAFVGIMVLVGIVVRNGIILIDYASQLVHKHGMSYEEAGLATGKRRMRPIFLTSSAAAVGVIPMILKRLVLVGMVGTVICFGLLTGMALTLLVLPVLYWKSIGRSEERKSAKALKND
- a CDS encoding helix-turn-helix domain-containing protein — translated: MNELIKTKSVMNCPKSFVLAVNDTLNVIGGKWKISIIASLLQSKMRFKDLQEVIVKITPRMLSKELKELELNGVVNRIVQPSKPVLIEYELTESGKQLSEVIDSIIDWGLNHRSVTINTIKKD